The following are from one region of the Ruficoccus sp. ZRK36 genome:
- a CDS encoding DUF3347 domain-containing protein: protein MKSIRTIILGLSLLLANIAQAHDDAFKPGFVDTLVSPYLSMQKALSSDDLSDAQIGAKSFLKSMEQAPSGSKRVDSVVEDLYAPAKSIAQATTLATAREAFATLSTKMESLIAHVGVPAGTDLYLAHCPMALGGKGGDWLQADKTITNPYFGAMMLHCGSIQKQVAGDTNDKSMPAGHQH from the coding sequence ATGAAAAGCATACGTACTATTATCCTAGGGCTCTCACTTCTCCTGGCGAATATCGCACAGGCGCATGACGACGCCTTTAAGCCGGGCTTTGTGGACACCCTCGTCAGCCCCTACCTGAGCATGCAGAAAGCCCTCTCATCGGATGACCTATCCGACGCCCAGATCGGCGCTAAGAGCTTCCTCAAGTCCATGGAGCAGGCCCCTTCGGGAAGTAAACGCGTAGACTCAGTGGTCGAGGATCTGTACGCACCGGCCAAGTCCATTGCCCAGGCAACGACGCTCGCAACAGCGCGCGAAGCCTTCGCGACTCTCTCCACGAAAATGGAATCGCTGATTGCACATGTTGGAGTGCCTGCCGGTACCGATTTATATCTGGCTCACTGCCCGATGGCTTTAGGCGGAAAGGGTGGCGATTGGCTACAGGCTGATAAAACCATCACCAACCCGTATTTTGGCGCGATGATGTTGCATTGCGGCAGCATCCAAAAGCAAGTTGCGGGTGACACGAACGACAAGAGCATGCCTGCCGGTCATCAGCATTGA